The following coding sequences lie in one Vitis vinifera cultivar Pinot Noir 40024 chromosome 19, ASM3070453v1 genomic window:
- the LOC100247923 gene encoding uncharacterized protein LOC100247923 isoform X2 yields the protein MMMDFQVVVLAGGTSKKLVPLVSKEVPKALLPVANRPVLSYVLELLEHSNLKDLIVVVEGQDAALRVGGWISGAYVDRLHVEVAAVPEDVGTAGALRAIAHHLTANDILVVSGDLVCDVSPGAVAAAHRRHGAAVTAMLCSVPVSGPLESGSSSGKDKTKKPGCCNIIGLDPTKQFLLYIATEIERDIRVQKSILRAVGQMEIRADLMDAHLYAFKRAVLQEVLDQKDAFQSLQQDVLPYLVRSQLRSELSLNGAPHTEENGHDKVVPGINQVMLSQLLAKTSTPSFHELYAMGPNGSAPVRRTHKCCVYIASQDKYCARLNSIQAFSDINRDVIGEASHLSGYSFSAQNNIIHPSAELGSKTTVGQNCMLGEGSQLGDKCSVKRSVIGRHCRIGSNVKVVNSVVMNHVTISDGCSIQGSVICSNAQLQERVVLKDCQVGAGFVVTSGSEYKGEFLAKKER from the exons ATGATGATGGATTTCCAAGTGGTGGTCCTAGCTGGCGGGACTTCAAAGAAACTCGTCCCTCTTGTTTCCAAG GAAGTTCCAAAAGCACTGCTTCCAGTAGCAAACCGACCAGTTCTTTCTTATGTTTTGGAGCTCCTTGAACACAGCAACCTGAAGGATCTCATCGTT GTTGTTGAAGGGCAGGATGCCGCTCTGCGTGTTGGGGGTTGGATATCAGGTGCTTATGTTGATCGGCTACATGTTGAG GTTGCTGCAGTTCCTGAGGATGTTGGAACTGCTGGTGCACTTCGGGCCATTGCACACCACTTGACCGCTAATGACATTTTG GTGGTAAGTGGTGATCTTGTTTGTGATGTTTCCCCTGGGGCAGTGGCAGCAGCTCATAGACGGCATGGTGCTGCAGTGACCGCTATGCTTTGCTCTGTTCCTGTCAGTGGACCATTGGAGTCAGGATCCTCTAGTGGAAAGGACAAAACCAAGAAACCTGGGTGTTGCAACATTATAGGGCTGGATCCCACTAAACAGTTCCTATTATACATTGCTACAG AAATTGAGAGAGATATCCGAGTTCAAAAGAGCATACTCCGTGCAGTAGGCCAG ATGGAAATTCGAGCTGATCTCATGGATGCTCATTTGTATGCATTCAAGAG GGCTGTTCTGCAAGAAGTTTTAGATCAAAAGGATGCATTTCAAAGCTTACAGCAAGATGTTTTACCTTATCTTGTCCGGAGCCAGCTG AGGTCGGAACTATCGTTGAATGGTGCACCACACACAGAAGAAAATGGTCACGACAAGGTTGTTCCTGGGATCAACCAAGTAATGCTTTCTCAACTACTTGCTAAGACATCTACACCAAGTTTTCATGAACTTTATGCTATGGGCCCTAATGGATCTGCACCTGTTCGAAGAACCCACAAATGCTGTGTTTATATTGCCAGCCAGGACAAGTACTGTGCCCGTTTAAATTCTATTCAAGCTTTCAGTGACATAAATCGAGAT GTCATAGGCGAGGCAAGTCACCTGTCAGGGTATTCCTTCTCTGCCCAAAACAACATCATCCACCCCTCAGCAGAGCTCGGATCAAAAACAACC gttGGACAAAATTGTATGCTAGGGGAAGGTTCACAACTGGGGGACAAATGTAGTGTGAAGCGATCAGTTATTGGCCGCCACTGTCGGATAGGTTCTAATGTAAAG GTCGTTAATTCGGTAGTTATGAACCATGTTACAATCAGTGATGGTTGTTCAATCCAAGGTTCTGTAATTTGCAGCAATGCTCAGCTTCAGGAGCGAGTTGTACTTAAAGATTGTCAG GTTGGAGCAGGGTTCGTTGTCACTTCTGGCAGCGAATACAAGGGCGAGTTCCTGGCAAAAAAAGAGAGATAA
- the LOC100247923 gene encoding uncharacterized protein LOC100247923 isoform X1 gives MMMDFQVVVLAGGTSKKLVPLVSKEVPKALLPVANRPVLSYVLELLEHSNLKDLIVVVEGQDAALRVGGWISGAYVDRLHVEVAAVPEDVGTAGALRAIAHHLTANDILVVSGDLVCDVSPGAVAAAHRRHGAAVTAMLCSVPVSGPLESGSSSGKDKTKKPGCCNIIGLDPTKQFLLYIATGPEIERDIRVQKSILRAVGQMEIRADLMDAHLYAFKRAVLQEVLDQKDAFQSLQQDVLPYLVRSQLRSELSLNGAPHTEENGHDKVVPGINQVMLSQLLAKTSTPSFHELYAMGPNGSAPVRRTHKCCVYIASQDKYCARLNSIQAFSDINRDVIGEASHLSGYSFSAQNNIIHPSAELGSKTTVGQNCMLGEGSQLGDKCSVKRSVIGRHCRIGSNVKVVNSVVMNHVTISDGCSIQGSVICSNAQLQERVVLKDCQVGAGFVVTSGSEYKGEFLAKKER, from the exons ATGATGATGGATTTCCAAGTGGTGGTCCTAGCTGGCGGGACTTCAAAGAAACTCGTCCCTCTTGTTTCCAAG GAAGTTCCAAAAGCACTGCTTCCAGTAGCAAACCGACCAGTTCTTTCTTATGTTTTGGAGCTCCTTGAACACAGCAACCTGAAGGATCTCATCGTT GTTGTTGAAGGGCAGGATGCCGCTCTGCGTGTTGGGGGTTGGATATCAGGTGCTTATGTTGATCGGCTACATGTTGAG GTTGCTGCAGTTCCTGAGGATGTTGGAACTGCTGGTGCACTTCGGGCCATTGCACACCACTTGACCGCTAATGACATTTTG GTGGTAAGTGGTGATCTTGTTTGTGATGTTTCCCCTGGGGCAGTGGCAGCAGCTCATAGACGGCATGGTGCTGCAGTGACCGCTATGCTTTGCTCTGTTCCTGTCAGTGGACCATTGGAGTCAGGATCCTCTAGTGGAAAGGACAAAACCAAGAAACCTGGGTGTTGCAACATTATAGGGCTGGATCCCACTAAACAGTTCCTATTATACATTGCTACAG GACCAGAAATTGAGAGAGATATCCGAGTTCAAAAGAGCATACTCCGTGCAGTAGGCCAG ATGGAAATTCGAGCTGATCTCATGGATGCTCATTTGTATGCATTCAAGAG GGCTGTTCTGCAAGAAGTTTTAGATCAAAAGGATGCATTTCAAAGCTTACAGCAAGATGTTTTACCTTATCTTGTCCGGAGCCAGCTG AGGTCGGAACTATCGTTGAATGGTGCACCACACACAGAAGAAAATGGTCACGACAAGGTTGTTCCTGGGATCAACCAAGTAATGCTTTCTCAACTACTTGCTAAGACATCTACACCAAGTTTTCATGAACTTTATGCTATGGGCCCTAATGGATCTGCACCTGTTCGAAGAACCCACAAATGCTGTGTTTATATTGCCAGCCAGGACAAGTACTGTGCCCGTTTAAATTCTATTCAAGCTTTCAGTGACATAAATCGAGAT GTCATAGGCGAGGCAAGTCACCTGTCAGGGTATTCCTTCTCTGCCCAAAACAACATCATCCACCCCTCAGCAGAGCTCGGATCAAAAACAACC gttGGACAAAATTGTATGCTAGGGGAAGGTTCACAACTGGGGGACAAATGTAGTGTGAAGCGATCAGTTATTGGCCGCCACTGTCGGATAGGTTCTAATGTAAAG GTCGTTAATTCGGTAGTTATGAACCATGTTACAATCAGTGATGGTTGTTCAATCCAAGGTTCTGTAATTTGCAGCAATGCTCAGCTTCAGGAGCGAGTTGTACTTAAAGATTGTCAG GTTGGAGCAGGGTTCGTTGTCACTTCTGGCAGCGAATACAAGGGCGAGTTCCTGGCAAAAAAAGAGAGATAA